One region of Streptomyces sp. NBC_00442 genomic DNA includes:
- a CDS encoding peptidoglycan DD-metalloendopeptidase family protein produces the protein MALRGRHRRYQPSRINQASLTVTAGGVGIALPLIAAGTADAASVDVWNKVAACESTSNWHINTGNGFYGGLQFTQSTWDAYGGRQYAARADLAGRDQQIAVAEKVLKGQGPGAWPVCSGEAGLTRGGSAPHLTTTTQRRTEIKQAAAPVAKPHTAKPSAVKATATKPSAAQKAEQASPTKVPGVRESYTVVHGDSLSLIAERERVQGGWPHLYAENRTVVGADPDLIRPGQRLALPGAAPAKPTAPPKSVPGPAAKPAAKAPAAKPVAKAPAKPVAKAPVKSAGFTAPVDAHPSTPYRKAGSSWASGYHTGVDFPVSTGTSVRAVTSGTVVEAGWGGAYGYQVVIHHPDGRYSQYAHLSALTVKTGQKVNTGQRIGRSGATGNATGPHLHFEIRTGPGYGSDVDPLAYLRAGGVAV, from the coding sequence TCACCGCCGGTACCAGCCGAGCCGGATCAACCAGGCGTCCCTGACGGTCACGGCGGGCGGGGTGGGCATCGCCCTTCCGCTGATCGCGGCCGGCACCGCGGACGCCGCCTCCGTCGACGTGTGGAACAAGGTCGCGGCCTGCGAGTCGACGAGCAACTGGCACATCAACACCGGCAACGGCTTCTACGGCGGACTCCAGTTCACCCAGTCCACCTGGGATGCGTACGGGGGCCGCCAGTACGCGGCGCGCGCCGATCTGGCCGGCCGCGACCAGCAGATCGCCGTCGCCGAGAAGGTACTCAAGGGGCAGGGTCCCGGCGCCTGGCCGGTCTGTTCGGGCGAGGCGGGTCTGACCCGGGGCGGTTCGGCGCCGCACCTGACCACGACGACCCAGCGCCGCACCGAGATCAAGCAGGCCGCGGCTCCCGTTGCCAAGCCGCACACCGCGAAGCCGTCCGCCGTGAAGGCGACGGCCACCAAGCCGTCCGCCGCGCAGAAGGCCGAGCAGGCGAGCCCCACCAAGGTGCCAGGGGTGCGCGAGTCGTACACCGTGGTGCACGGCGATTCGCTGTCCCTGATCGCGGAGCGCGAGCGCGTCCAGGGCGGCTGGCCGCACCTGTACGCCGAGAACCGCACGGTCGTGGGCGCCGACCCGGACCTCATCCGCCCGGGACAGCGCCTGGCGCTGCCCGGCGCCGCCCCCGCCAAGCCGACCGCCCCGCCGAAGAGCGTGCCGGGGCCCGCCGCCAAGCCCGCGGCGAAGGCGCCGGCGGCCAAGCCCGTGGCGAAGGCGCCCGCCAAGCCTGTCGCGAAGGCACCCGTCAAGTCCGCCGGGTTCACCGCACCGGTCGACGCGCACCCCAGCACCCCGTACCGCAAGGCCGGTTCGTCCTGGGCGAGCGGCTACCACACCGGCGTCGACTTCCCCGTCTCCACCGGTACCTCGGTCAGGGCGGTCACCTCGGGCACGGTCGTCGAGGCGGGCTGGGGCGGCGCGTACGGATACCAGGTGGTGATCCACCATCCCGACGGCCGCTACAGCCAGTACGCGCACCTGTCCGCGCTCACCGTGAAGACGGGCCAGAAGGTCAACACCGGCCAGCGGATAGGGCGTTCGGGCGCGACGGGCAACGCGACCGGGCCGCACCTCCACTTCGAGATCAGGACCGGACCCGGCTACGGCTCCGACGTGGACCCGCTCGCCTATCTGAGGGCCGGTGGCGTCGCGGTCTGA
- a CDS encoding SpoIIE family protein phosphatase translates to MGSFDWDLVTGQMHMDEPALGVFDLRPDEYDNRPETLSARVPPAESLRLDALVSQALKNGSVNYGVYFRIRRRDGSLQWTHTQGFVRRDETGRPLRIVGIVRDAAQELADATARVGLDDERRRTTSVVEATTAALAHARTVTDVIDVMRDSRGPEYLGATSLVMGLLEAGRIHLIAEGPEGSFVPGTRWTRVDEQYPMSEVVRTLAPRFIESPEDFATSYPGLWPNISGLGITSAAYLPLIAQARPIGAIGLLYGDKRGFSSEERNLLVALGSSIAQSLQRAMLYEQEHDLAEGLQQAMLPRRIPGVPGAQLAVRYRSARLGRDIGGDWYDVVPLPGGRVGVAIGDVQGHDTHAAAVMGQLRIVLRAYAAEGHSPATVIARASVFLHELDTDRFATCTYAEADLGTGVLQIVRAGHVDPLVRLPDGSCRRLPVEGGLPLGLSAEFGRLEYPVSTVELDPGHTLLLYTDGLVEQPGTDLDDGMQLLASLVRSGPEELEALADRLCDVVDERAGDDDVALLLLRRNVTEVPQGGGRLRQHVAQNDPEALSSSRHMIRAAVRAWGARERSDEIELAADELITNALMHTDGGAIVTIRALSGPERRLRVEVEDRSSALPRRREAGASGVSGRGLMLVDRLADVWGVEPRGSGKCVWCEFVVPERGTGGTGGAG, encoded by the coding sequence ATGGGCAGCTTCGACTGGGACCTGGTCACCGGCCAGATGCACATGGACGAGCCCGCGCTCGGCGTCTTCGACCTGCGTCCCGACGAGTACGACAACAGACCCGAGACGCTGTCCGCACGGGTGCCGCCCGCCGAGTCCCTGAGGCTGGACGCGCTCGTCTCGCAGGCGCTCAAGAACGGCAGCGTCAACTACGGCGTGTACTTCCGTATCCGCCGCCGCGACGGCAGCCTGCAGTGGACCCACACCCAGGGCTTCGTGCGCCGCGACGAGACCGGGCGCCCGCTGCGCATCGTCGGCATCGTCCGCGACGCCGCCCAGGAGCTCGCGGACGCCACCGCGCGGGTCGGCCTCGACGACGAACGGCGCCGCACCACCAGCGTCGTGGAGGCGACCACGGCCGCCCTCGCGCACGCCAGGACCGTCACCGATGTCATCGACGTCATGCGGGACTCCCGGGGCCCCGAGTACCTGGGTGCCACCAGCCTGGTGATGGGCCTTCTGGAGGCGGGCCGCATCCATCTGATCGCCGAGGGCCCCGAAGGCAGCTTCGTGCCCGGCACCCGGTGGACCCGGGTCGACGAGCAGTACCCGATGAGTGAGGTCGTGCGGACGCTCGCGCCCCGGTTCATCGAATCGCCGGAGGACTTCGCCACGTCCTACCCCGGCCTGTGGCCGAACATCAGCGGCCTCGGCATCACCTCCGCCGCCTATCTCCCGCTGATCGCCCAGGCCCGCCCGATCGGCGCGATCGGCCTGCTCTACGGCGACAAGCGCGGATTCAGCAGCGAGGAGCGCAACCTCCTTGTGGCGCTGGGCAGTTCGATCGCCCAGTCCCTCCAGCGCGCCATGCTGTACGAGCAGGAGCACGACCTGGCCGAGGGGCTCCAGCAGGCGATGCTGCCTCGCCGCATCCCCGGGGTTCCCGGAGCCCAGCTCGCGGTCCGCTACCGTTCGGCCCGGCTCGGCCGGGACATCGGCGGCGACTGGTACGACGTGGTGCCGCTGCCCGGCGGCCGGGTCGGCGTGGCCATCGGCGACGTACAGGGACACGACACGCACGCCGCCGCCGTCATGGGACAGCTGCGCATCGTGCTGCGCGCGTACGCGGCCGAGGGCCACTCGCCCGCCACCGTGATAGCCCGCGCCTCGGTCTTCCTCCACGAACTGGACACCGACCGCTTCGCCACCTGCACGTACGCGGAGGCCGACCTCGGCACCGGCGTGCTGCAGATCGTGCGGGCCGGGCACGTCGACCCGCTGGTGCGCCTCCCGGACGGCAGCTGTCGCAGACTGCCGGTGGAGGGCGGCCTTCCGCTGGGGCTCTCGGCCGAGTTCGGACGCCTCGAATACCCCGTCTCGACGGTGGAACTCGACCCGGGCCACACCCTGTTGCTCTACACCGACGGGCTCGTCGAGCAGCCCGGCACCGACCTCGACGACGGAATGCAGCTCCTTGCCTCCCTGGTGCGATCGGGGCCCGAGGAGCTGGAGGCGCTCGCGGACCGGCTCTGTGACGTCGTCGACGAGCGGGCCGGTGACGACGACGTGGCCCTGCTGCTCCTGCGCCGCAACGTCACGGAAGTGCCGCAGGGCGGCGGAAGGCTGCGCCAGCACGTGGCGCAGAACGACCCCGAGGCGCTCAGCTCGTCCCGGCACATGATCCGTGCGGCCGTGCGCGCCTGGGGCGCCCGCGAGCGCTCCGATGAGATCGAGCTGGCCGCCGACGAGCTCATCACCAACGCCCTCATGCACACCGACGGCGGGGCGATCGTGACCATCCGGGCCCTTTCGGGGCCCGAACGCCGGCTGCGCGTCGAGGTGGAGGACCGCTCCAGCGCCCTGCCGCGCCGCCGGGAGGCCGGCGCGTCCGGAGTGTCGGGGCGCGGCCTGATGCTGGTGGACCGGCTCGCGGACGTGTGGGGCGTTGAGCCGCGCGGCAGCGGCAAGTGCGTGTGGTGCGAGTTCGTCGTCCCGGAGCGGGGGACCGGCGGGACCGGCGGAGCCGGCTGA
- a CDS encoding SDR family NAD(P)-dependent oxidoreductase, with protein MTVTEDFQGHGTGPGVDERPAQGVDQDFGPGIDPERLALCLSVLAELDQIDVDHPDAVTVRRATAGVYRTVKQRRRQERRAAKTAHDRAVTEATATGSAERIDDETEGLLPSSSVTGEIAGILRRPRSCYICKARYVEVDAFYHQLCQPCAAMNRARRDARTDLSGKRALLTGGRAKIGMYIALRLLRDGAHTTVTTRFPKDAIRRFKAMEDSAQWMHRLEVVGIDLRDPAQAVALAEQTARQGPLDILINNATQTVRRLPSAYAALVDGESAPLPAGELPAHHVIGAFNSGAVDGLTALPVGASGLDAQRVADLALVAGNASIAKYQDGTALDAGGLLPDVVDSNTWVQSIDQISPVELLETQLCNYTAPFILISMLRPAMADAARKAPNGRAYVVNVSAMEGVFSRGYKGAGHPNTNAAKAAMNMVTRTSGQEMFATDKILMTSVDTGWITDERPHHDKLRLAEEGFHAPLDLVDGAARVYDPIVRGELGEDLHSVFLKDYRPANW; from the coding sequence ATGACGGTGACAGAGGACTTCCAGGGCCACGGGACCGGCCCCGGTGTCGACGAGCGGCCCGCACAGGGCGTCGACCAGGACTTCGGCCCCGGCATCGATCCCGAGCGGCTCGCGCTCTGCCTGAGCGTGCTGGCGGAACTCGACCAGATCGACGTCGACCACCCCGACGCGGTCACCGTGCGCCGTGCCACCGCCGGCGTCTACCGCACCGTGAAGCAGCGCCGCCGCCAGGAGCGCAGGGCCGCCAAGACCGCCCACGACCGCGCCGTGACCGAGGCGACCGCCACCGGCTCCGCCGAGCGCATCGACGACGAGACCGAGGGTCTGCTGCCCAGCTCGTCCGTCACGGGCGAGATCGCGGGCATACTCCGGCGCCCCCGCTCCTGCTACATCTGCAAGGCCCGGTACGTCGAGGTGGACGCCTTCTACCACCAGCTCTGCCAGCCGTGCGCCGCCATGAACCGGGCCCGCCGCGACGCACGCACGGACCTCAGCGGCAAGCGCGCCCTGCTCACCGGAGGCCGCGCGAAGATCGGTATGTACATCGCGCTGCGACTCCTGCGTGACGGCGCGCACACCACCGTGACCACGCGCTTCCCCAAGGACGCCATCCGCCGGTTCAAGGCGATGGAGGACTCCGCGCAGTGGATGCACCGCCTCGAAGTCGTCGGCATCGACCTGCGTGACCCCGCGCAGGCCGTCGCCCTCGCCGAGCAGACCGCGCGGCAGGGCCCCCTGGACATCCTGATCAACAACGCGACCCAGACCGTGCGCCGGCTGCCCTCCGCCTACGCGGCCCTGGTCGACGGCGAGAGCGCGCCGCTTCCCGCCGGTGAGCTTCCCGCCCATCACGTCATCGGAGCGTTCAACTCCGGCGCCGTCGACGGGCTGACCGCGCTTCCCGTCGGCGCCTCCGGGCTCGACGCCCAGCGGGTCGCCGACCTCGCCCTCGTGGCCGGCAACGCCAGCATCGCCAAGTACCAGGACGGCACCGCCCTCGACGCGGGGGGTCTCCTCCCGGACGTCGTCGACTCCAACACCTGGGTGCAGTCCATCGACCAGATCTCCCCGGTCGAGCTCCTGGAAACCCAGCTGTGCAACTACACGGCGCCGTTCATCCTGATCAGCATGCTCCGCCCGGCGATGGCCGACGCCGCCCGCAAGGCGCCGAACGGCCGCGCCTACGTGGTGAACGTCTCGGCGATGGAGGGTGTGTTCAGCCGCGGCTACAAGGGCGCGGGGCACCCCAACACCAACGCCGCCAAGGCCGCCATGAACATGGTCACGCGCACCAGCGGCCAGGAAATGTTCGCGACCGACAAGATCCTCATGACCTCGGTCGACACCGGCTGGATCACCGACGAGCGCCCGCACCACGACAAGCTGCGCCTCGCCGAGGAGGGCTTCCACGCCCCCCTCGACCTGGTCGACGGCGCGGCCCGCGTCTACGACCCGATCGTCCGCGGCGAGCTGGGTGAGGACCTGCACAGCGTCTTCCTCAAGGACTACCGGCCCGCCAACTGGTAG
- a CDS encoding S9 family peptidase → MPETAGEPTAFHDLSAFLATPRVNRLALSPDGQRLVAAVQGPNADGNGFVSGLWDIDPAGVNEPRRLTRSRAGESAPAFSADGTLYFLSGRENNDPAAGEHDDEGPGVWALPERGEARPAARHPGGIAGFTLARDAGVLAYTAGLLPGAPDAEAHGKLRKDRAEAKVTAILHESGITRFWDSDLGPDEPHTFVRTAGDGGPAAGEGNGSAVDAGGQGFVSDAETALSPDGTRVAHTRFVHGPVPEGNRSVVVVADAATGEELHVVDRDGYEYGAPLFTADGSALVCVRELVATYETSFSYTLVRIDLPGGAESDLLAGFANWPLAAVVSPRRDDETLWFTADELGHSPVFRRDPDGTLTRLTASGAYTSLCVAPDGRTLYALRSAVDAPPTPVRLDAAAPDQEPVALKAPGAVGRLPGTLTEVHTVGDDGFPLRSWLVLPEGARAERPAPLIVFPHGGPQTSWNAWTWRWNPWPFAARGYAVLLPDPALSPGYGPRMHERGWGQWGGRPYRDLMTMTDTAEARPDIDATRTGLAGASYGGYMANRIATLTDRFKAIVSHASIWNLRSHQAETDASVHFRRVFGDPRTQPERYEEDSPSLAAERIRTPMLVVHGAKDYRVPVGQGMSLFQDLQRLGVPAKFLYFPDEGHWVLGAAHARLWYATLLNFFDHHVLGTPWHRPELL, encoded by the coding sequence ATGCCCGAGACAGCAGGCGAGCCCACCGCCTTCCACGACCTGTCCGCCTTCCTCGCGACGCCGCGCGTCAACCGGCTCGCCCTCTCGCCCGACGGGCAGCGGCTGGTGGCCGCCGTGCAGGGCCCCAATGCCGACGGCAACGGCTTCGTCTCGGGCCTGTGGGACATCGACCCCGCCGGGGTGAACGAGCCGCGCAGGCTGACCCGCTCCCGCGCGGGCGAATCGGCGCCCGCGTTCTCGGCGGACGGCACCCTGTACTTCCTGTCGGGCCGCGAGAACAACGACCCGGCCGCGGGGGAGCACGACGACGAGGGCCCAGGCGTCTGGGCGCTGCCCGAGCGCGGCGAGGCGCGCCCGGCGGCCCGTCACCCGGGGGGCATCGCCGGGTTCACGCTCGCCAGGGACGCCGGCGTCCTCGCCTACACCGCCGGGCTGCTGCCCGGCGCGCCCGACGCCGAGGCCCACGGCAAGCTGCGCAAGGACAGGGCCGAGGCCAAGGTCACCGCGATCCTCCACGAGTCGGGGATCACCCGGTTCTGGGACTCCGACCTCGGCCCCGACGAGCCGCACACCTTCGTCCGCACCGCAGGCGACGGCGGCCCGGCCGCCGGTGAGGGAAACGGCTCGGCCGTCGACGCGGGCGGGCAGGGCTTCGTGAGCGACGCGGAGACGGCGCTCTCGCCCGACGGCACACGCGTCGCCCACACCCGCTTCGTGCACGGCCCGGTGCCCGAGGGCAACCGAAGCGTCGTGGTGGTCGCCGACGCGGCCACCGGTGAGGAACTGCACGTCGTCGACCGGGACGGATACGAGTACGGCGCCCCGCTGTTCACCGCCGACGGCTCCGCCCTGGTGTGCGTCCGCGAGCTGGTCGCGACGTACGAGACGTCCTTCTCCTACACCCTGGTCCGCATCGACCTGCCCGGCGGCGCCGAGAGCGACCTCCTGGCGGGGTTCGCGAACTGGCCCCTTGCGGCCGTGGTCTCGCCGCGCCGCGACGACGAGACCCTCTGGTTCACCGCCGACGAACTCGGCCACTCGCCGGTGTTCCGGCGCGACCCGGACGGCACGCTCACCCGGCTCACCGCCTCCGGCGCGTACACCTCGCTCTGCGTGGCACCCGACGGCCGCACGCTGTACGCGCTGCGCAGCGCCGTGGACGCACCGCCCACCCCGGTCCGCCTCGACGCCGCCGCGCCCGACCAGGAACCCGTCGCGCTCAAGGCGCCGGGCGCCGTCGGCCGGCTGCCCGGCACCCTGACCGAGGTGCACACCGTGGGCGACGACGGCTTCCCGCTGCGCTCCTGGCTGGTGCTGCCCGAAGGCGCCCGCGCCGAACGGCCCGCACCGCTGATCGTCTTCCCGCACGGCGGCCCCCAGACCTCCTGGAACGCCTGGACCTGGCGCTGGAACCCCTGGCCCTTCGCGGCCCGCGGCTACGCCGTCCTGCTGCCCGACCCCGCGCTCTCGCCCGGCTACGGGCCGCGGATGCACGAGCGGGGCTGGGGCCAGTGGGGCGGCCGGCCCTACCGGGACCTGATGACGATGACCGACACCGCCGAGGCCCGCCCCGACATCGACGCCACCCGCACCGGCCTCGCGGGCGCCTCGTACGGCGGCTACATGGCCAACCGGATCGCCACCCTCACCGACCGCTTCAAGGCGATCGTCTCGCACGCCTCGATCTGGAACCTGCGGTCGCACCAGGCCGAGACGGACGCCTCGGTGCACTTCCGGCGCGTCTTCGGGGACCCGCGGACCCAGCCGGAACGCTATGAGGAGGACTCGCCCTCCCTCGCCGCCGAGCGCATCCGCACGCCCATGCTGGTGGTGCACGGCGCGAAGGACTACCGGGTGCCCGTCGGCCAGGGCATGTCCCTGTTCCAGGACCTCCAGCGCCTCGGCGTCCCCGCGAAGTTCCTGTACTTCCCCGACGAGGGCCACTGGGTACTCGGCGCCGCCCACGCCCGGCTCTGGTACGCGACGCTGCTCAACTTCTTCGACCACCACGTGCTCGGCACCCCCTGGCACCGCCCCGAACTGCTGTGA
- a CDS encoding DUF6777 domain-containing protein — MPSTLRTIATAVAVLSVGAFAAGCGGGANGADSRQDLTLQPIAAQGPDPFTQSTAESTATPTPATPPGSGRGNPTAGLSPARTVSGSTPGLYGGTQSVASCDVEKQIRFLGGDRAKNRAFADAAGIGPGSVAGFLRDLTPVVLRADTRVTNHGFRDGSATSFQSVLQAGTAVLVDDHGAPRVRCACGNPLKPPNAHQGNWNDKGKPWPGYRGDRVIVVRPTTVVVNNLIIVNIVNNTWIERQTGDDGQRDRRRPDIHIDPVKPPVPEPPSPPASPSTSPPVTSPPPSPDCPTPTPTVTATETPSPSAPATPPAPPSEPAPATSGCPTATATVTAPPPSLSPSPPSSSPAPDASPPGDLPSPPNDLPSDVPSGLPSGPDDYDIYGPSPESENV; from the coding sequence GTGCCCTCGACCCTGCGCACCATCGCCACTGCCGTCGCCGTGCTCTCCGTCGGTGCCTTCGCCGCCGGATGCGGCGGCGGTGCCAACGGAGCCGACAGCCGGCAGGACCTCACCCTCCAGCCGATCGCGGCCCAGGGACCGGACCCGTTCACCCAGTCCACGGCCGAGTCGACGGCGACCCCCACCCCGGCCACGCCACCCGGCAGCGGGAGGGGCAACCCGACGGCCGGGCTCTCGCCGGCGCGCACCGTCTCGGGCTCCACCCCGGGCCTGTACGGCGGCACGCAGTCGGTCGCCAGCTGTGACGTGGAGAAGCAGATCCGCTTCCTCGGCGGCGACCGGGCCAAGAACCGGGCCTTCGCCGATGCCGCGGGAATCGGCCCCGGTTCGGTCGCGGGGTTCCTGCGCGACCTGACGCCCGTCGTGCTGCGGGCAGACACCCGCGTCACCAACCACGGCTTCCGCGACGGATCCGCCACCAGCTTCCAGTCGGTGCTCCAGGCCGGCACCGCCGTCCTGGTCGACGACCACGGCGCGCCGCGGGTGCGGTGCGCCTGCGGAAACCCCCTCAAGCCGCCCAACGCCCACCAGGGCAACTGGAACGACAAGGGCAAGCCCTGGCCCGGCTACCGCGGTGACCGCGTCATCGTGGTGCGGCCCACGACGGTCGTCGTCAACAACCTGATCATCGTCAACATCGTCAACAACACCTGGATCGAGCGGCAGACCGGCGACGACGGCCAACGCGACCGCCGACGCCCCGACATCCACATCGATCCCGTCAAGCCGCCCGTTCCCGAGCCGCCGTCGCCTCCCGCGTCCCCCAGCACCTCGCCGCCGGTCACCAGCCCGCCGCCGAGCCCGGACTGCCCGACGCCCACCCCGACGGTGACGGCCACCGAGACGCCGAGCCCGTCGGCGCCCGCCACGCCGCCCGCACCGCCCAGCGAGCCCGCGCCGGCCACCAGCGGCTGCCCGACGGCCACCGCGACCGTGACCGCGCCGCCGCCCTCCCTCTCCCCGTCGCCGCCGTCCTCCTCGCCCGCACCGGATGCGAGCCCGCCCGGCGACCTGCCCTCACCGCCCAACGACCTGCCGAGCGACGTCCCGAGCGGCCTGCCGAGCGGGCCCGACGACTACGACATCTACGGACCCTCGCCGGAATCCGAGAACGTCTGA
- a CDS encoding inositol oxygenase family protein — MELSGRTGAGRSVGSAGSVEELMELLHDCRGAWDTPDRSGDPVDLHDHALQTAHLLRRSHPADKELQVAGLVHDLGHVLRPGDDAGHADTAARAVRSLLGARVARLVELHVAAKRYLAAVEPDRTLSPESALTLRAQGGVMGPAEAAAFARDPLAEDAVTLRRADDAGKVVGLDAGVMDDWRPVLELVAERAGQPSDRGR; from the coding sequence ATGGAGCTGTCGGGCAGGACCGGTGCGGGGCGGTCGGTGGGCTCGGCGGGCTCGGTGGAGGAGCTGATGGAGCTCCTCCACGACTGCCGCGGCGCCTGGGACACCCCCGATCGCAGCGGCGATCCGGTGGACCTCCACGACCACGCGCTGCAGACCGCCCACCTGCTGCGCCGCTCACACCCGGCCGACAAGGAACTCCAGGTCGCGGGGCTCGTGCACGATCTGGGCCATGTGCTCCGTCCGGGTGATGACGCCGGGCACGCCGACACCGCGGCACGGGCGGTGCGGTCGCTGCTCGGCGCGCGGGTGGCCCGCCTCGTCGAGCTGCACGTGGCCGCGAAGCGCTATCTGGCGGCGGTCGAGCCCGACCGTACGCTCTCGCCCGAGAGCGCCCTGACGCTGCGGGCGCAGGGCGGGGTGATGGGGCCCGCGGAGGCGGCCGCCTTCGCGCGGGATCCCCTGGCCGAGGATGCGGTGACCCTGCGCCGGGCGGACGACGCGGGGAAGGTCGTGGGGCTCGACGCGGGCGTCATGGACGACTGGCGTCCGGTACTCGAACTCGTCGCGGAACGCGCGGGACAGCCCTCGGACCGCGGCCGCTGA
- a CDS encoding Clp protease N-terminal domain-containing protein has translation MFEFFTEPAKRAIVASQDEAIALGHDFIGTEHILLGLAGTDGIARDALTARGIEVDRLRAETVRVLEAAGVPSSGGQPAKDALASIGIDVEEIKRQADSSFGPGAFQYPRPAYTPHAKQALEATLREAQALGHDRFGTEHILLGLLAAPDGGRGLEVLASLGADRAGLREEALARVAAAEA, from the coding sequence GTGTTCGAGTTTTTCACCGAGCCGGCCAAGCGGGCGATCGTGGCCTCGCAGGACGAGGCGATCGCGCTCGGCCACGATTTCATCGGCACCGAGCACATCCTGCTCGGACTCGCCGGAACCGACGGCATCGCCCGGGACGCGCTGACCGCACGGGGAATCGAGGTGGACCGGCTGCGCGCGGAGACCGTACGGGTCCTCGAAGCGGCCGGGGTGCCGAGCAGCGGCGGGCAGCCCGCGAAGGACGCGCTCGCCTCCATCGGCATCGACGTCGAGGAGATCAAGCGGCAGGCCGACAGCAGCTTCGGACCCGGCGCCTTCCAGTACCCCAGGCCGGCCTACACGCCCCACGCCAAGCAGGCACTCGAGGCCACCCTCCGCGAGGCCCAGGCGCTCGGGCACGACCGCTTCGGCACCGAGCACATCCTGCTCGGCCTGCTCGCGGCGCCCGACGGCGGACGGGGCCTTGAGGTCCTGGCGTCGCTGGGCGCCGACCGGGCGGGTCTGCGCGAGGAGGCCCTGGCCCGGGTCGCGGCCGCCGAGGCGTAA
- a CDS encoding TetR/AcrR family transcriptional regulator, translating into MAGRRRWTTDEILDAAAELLRTSDAESFSVRRLAATLGTDSSSLYRHFRSKTELLRAVADRVLLAAMDDFRPQGDWKQRITGLALRLREAFGQQPQLASVWGRYASSGAGSRLVMEEVLQALRASGLPEAEIPGRYHRIAILIAALISSEAGVSTVASDEFEQGMELFRVAVLGADPERFPALAHFARDVRPLGVDRRAAFEDILAAQLAHIEGAVGPVAPAPERNRPTGTGSR; encoded by the coding sequence ATGGCAGGCCGCAGGCGCTGGACGACCGACGAGATCCTGGATGCGGCGGCGGAGCTGCTGCGCACGAGCGACGCCGAGTCGTTCAGCGTGCGGCGGCTCGCCGCGACGCTCGGGACCGATTCATCGAGCCTCTACCGGCACTTCCGCAGCAAGACCGAGCTGCTGCGCGCGGTCGCCGACCGGGTCCTGCTGGCCGCCATGGACGACTTCCGGCCGCAGGGCGACTGGAAGCAGCGCATCACCGGTCTGGCCCTGCGGCTGCGCGAGGCCTTCGGCCAACAGCCCCAGCTCGCCTCGGTCTGGGGCCGCTACGCGTCGAGCGGCGCCGGCTCCCGGCTGGTCATGGAGGAGGTCCTGCAGGCCCTGCGGGCGTCGGGCCTGCCCGAGGCCGAGATCCCGGGGCGCTACCACCGGATCGCGATCCTCATCGCCGCGTTGATCTCCTCCGAGGCCGGGGTCAGCACCGTCGCCTCCGACGAGTTCGAGCAGGGCATGGAGCTGTTCCGTGTCGCGGTGCTCGGCGCCGACCCCGAGCGCTTCCCCGCGCTGGCCCACTTCGCCCGCGACGTCCGCCCTCTGGGGGTGGACCGGCGCGCCGCGTTCGAGGACATCCTCGCCGCCCAGCTCGCCCACATCGAGGGTGCGGTCGGCCCGGTCGCGCCGGCCCCCGAACGCAACCGGCCGACGGGGACGGGCAGCCGCTGA
- a CDS encoding DMT family transporter: MSALVLAVLLSLVAAVAYAAAAIVQERVAASAPSSAYAPVRRPAWWGSVGLNGLGATLHVAALAFGPLTLVQPMGALTIVFALPMSAVFVRRRAGAAAWRGAVMATVGLAGLLVLTRGADSDVLAPQSRLILVAAGYGAVAALFLASRAPRRAATRSVLLATAAGAAFGLASVFTKSVAEDWNAGLPLREVPILFAIAGFACAGLLLSQASYRGAGLAAPLATVTVVNPVVAAAIGLTLFGESFRYGTAGTAIALGCGAVAAGGLVLLTTERLAATRHDKPVLTAGTPPRPDGDERREDTPDQTATPPALR; the protein is encoded by the coding sequence ATGAGCGCCCTTGTCCTGGCCGTGCTGCTGTCCCTGGTCGCCGCCGTCGCGTACGCGGCGGCGGCGATTGTTCAGGAGCGCGTCGCCGCGTCCGCCCCGAGCAGCGCGTACGCCCCCGTACGGCGCCCGGCGTGGTGGGGCTCGGTCGGCCTCAACGGGCTCGGTGCGACGCTGCACGTCGCGGCCCTCGCCTTCGGGCCGCTGACGCTGGTGCAGCCCATGGGCGCGCTCACCATCGTCTTCGCGCTGCCGATGTCGGCGGTGTTCGTACGGCGACGTGCGGGGGCCGCGGCCTGGCGCGGGGCGGTCATGGCCACGGTCGGCCTTGCCGGGCTGCTCGTCCTGACGCGCGGCGCGGACAGCGATGTACTCGCCCCGCAGTCGCGTCTGATCCTGGTCGCGGCGGGGTACGGCGCGGTGGCGGCGCTGTTCCTGGCATCGAGGGCGCCGCGCCGTGCGGCCACCCGCAGCGTCCTGCTCGCCACGGCGGCGGGCGCCGCCTTCGGCCTCGCCTCCGTGTTCACCAAGTCCGTCGCCGAGGACTGGAACGCGGGGCTTCCCCTGCGGGAGGTGCCCATCCTGTTCGCGATAGCCGGATTCGCGTGCGCGGGCCTGCTGCTCTCGCAGGCGTCCTACCGCGGCGCCGGCCTCGCGGCGCCGCTCGCCACGGTCACCGTCGTCAACCCGGTGGTCGCCGCAGCCATCGGCCTGACCCTGTTCGGCGAGTCCTTCCGGTACGGGACCGCGGGCACCGCGATCGCCCTCGGATGCGGTGCCGTGGCGGCGGGCGGGCTGGTCCTGCTCACCACGGAGCGGCTCGCCGCCACCCGCCACGACAAGCCCGTCCTGACCGCGGGCACACCGCCCCGGCCCGACGGCGACGAGCGCCGCGAGGACACCCCGGATCAGACCGCGACGCCACCGGCCCTCAGATAG